One window of Quercus robur chromosome 5, dhQueRobu3.1, whole genome shotgun sequence genomic DNA carries:
- the LOC126727613 gene encoding receptor-like protein EIX2, whose amino-acid sequence MGTVNLSKVNNWLHVVNKLPYLTSLLLYRCNLPNISSVPLVNSSTSLDVLYLSYNSLTSSSSVLEWLFNSNTSVVKLHLNNNHFQGLILDAFSRINSLALLYLDDNEFEGEIPKAFGGMCNLKTLSLPRNHLSGQLLDFIHNLTGCANHSIEVLNFAQNQIMGLLPDLTTFPSLRELDLSENRLNGTIPESLGKQSNLDFLNLGYNSLEGVISDVQFSNLTKLKLLYLSNNLLIFNFNSDWVPPFQLKSIRLGSCQLGHGFPKWLQTLKNFSNLDISNSKISDTLSNSNWTFSSQFWFMNLSHNELSGHVTNLSWKFSTLPMIDLSSNKLEGKIPRFLLKASHLDLSKNMFSKLPVQSLCTVTNGNFNFLDLSNNQLSGELPNCWMHFEGLKILNLANNHFHGKIPSSVGSLLGIESLDLSNNSFNGELPPSLRNCTKLRFINLQYNNLSGEIPKWLGSNHPNLIVLLLRSNRFFGSIPSHLCHLTHLQVLDLAFNQISGSIPICVKNIIALTHKWNPNSTITHSYYNFVSLNGFSSSSYDDHAICMWKGKEHEYKSILGLLKSIDLSSNKLTGEIPREIMELNGLISLNLSRNLITGRIPSEIGLLQSLEALDLSKNQLCGGIPSSISRINSLSFLNLSNNNLSGEIPTGPQLSTFNATTYEVNPDLCGFPLPNKCLGEEMTQNSIENRGSEHASIQEEEDGFITMGFYVSMALGVVVGFWGVFGTILLNRSWRFSYFKFLNIVKDKMYVTGAVNMVKLQRRLQK is encoded by the coding sequence ATGGGTACCGTTAACCTGAGCAAAGTCAATAATTGGCTCCATGTTGTGAATAAACTTCCGTACTTGACATCCTTGCTCTTGTACCGTTGTAATCTTCCAAATATTTCCTCTGTCCCCCTTGTCAATTCTTCTACTTCTCTTGATGTCCTCTATCTCTCTTATAATAGtctcacttcttcttcttcagtacTAGAGTGGTTGTTCAACTCAAACACTAGTGTTGTAAAACTTCATCTCAATAATAACCATTTTCAAGGTTTAATTCTAGATGCTTTTAGCAGAATAAACTCTCTTGCACTTCTCTATCTCGATGACAATGAGTTTGAAGGTGAGATACCAAAAGCCTTCGGTGGTATGTGTAATTTGAAAACATTGTCTCTACCAAGGAACCATCTTAGCGGACAACTTCTTGATTTTATTCATAACTTGACCGGGTGTGCAAACCACTCAATAGAGGTTTTGAATTTTGCTCAAAATCAAATCATGGGGTTGTTACCTGATCTCACAACATTTCCATCATTAAGAGAATTAGACCTTAGTGAAAATCGTTTGAATGGGACAATACCTGAAAGTTTGGGAAAACAATCCAACCTAGATTTTCTGAATCTTGGATATAATTCATTGGAAGGTGTTATTTCTGATGTCCAattctcaaatctcacaaaattgaagcttttgtacttgtctaatAACTTATTGATTTTCAACTTCAACTCTGATTGGGTTCCACCTTTCCAATTAAAATCGATAAGGTTGGGCTCCTGCCAACTAGGTCATGGATTTCCAAAATGGCTTCAAACTTTGAAAAATTTCTCTAATCTCGATATTTCTAATTCTAAAATTTCGGATACTCTTTCCAATTCAAATTGGACCTTCTCCAGTCAATTCTGGTTTATGAATCTATCTCACAACGAACTCAGTGGTCATGTtacaaatttgtcatggaagtTCTCCACTCTTCCCATGATAGACTTGAGTTCAAATAAATTGGAAGGCAAAATACCAAGATTTTTACTTAAAGCATCACATTTGGATCTTTCGAAGAATATGTTTTCAAAGCTACCTGTACAGTCATTATGTACAGTCACTAATGGAAACTTTAACTTTCTAGATCTTTCCAATAACCAATTATCAGGAGAGCTCCCTAACTGTTGGATGCATTTTGAAGGATTGAAAATTCTTAATTTGGCAAACAATCATTTTCATGGGAAAATTCCAAGCTCAGTTGGCTCTTTACTTGGGATTGAATCATTGGATTTAAGCAACAATAGTTTCAACGGGGAACTTCCTCCATCATTGAGGAATTGCACAAAGTTGAGGTTTATTAATCTTCAATATAATAACTTGTCAGGAGAGATACCAAAGTGGTTGGGGAGCAATCATCCAAATTTAATTGTCCTTTTACTTCGATCTAATCGCTTCTTTGGAAGTATTCCTTCACATCTATGCCATTTAACACATCTTCAAGTTTTAGACCTTGCCTTTAACCAAATTTCGGGAAGTATACCAATCTGCGTCAAAAATATTATTGCTTTGACTCATAAATGGAATCCAAATTCAACCATCACCCACTCATATTATAATTTCGTCTCCCTAAATGGTTTTAGTTCTAGTAGCTATGATGATCATGCAATTTGCATGTGGAAAGGAAAAGAGCATGAGTACAAAAGTATTCTTGGATTATTAAAAAGCATTGATCTTTCGAGCAATAAATTGACTGGGGAAATTCCTAGAGAAATCATGGAACTTAATGGATTGATTTCTTTGAATCTCTCAAGAAATCTTATAACTGGAAGAATCCCCTCAGAGATTGGTTTGTTACAGTCATTAGAAGCCCTAGATCTATCTAAGAATCAGCTGTGTGGTGGAATTCCTTCAAGCATTTCTCGAATTAATTCTCTAAGTTTCTTGAACTTGTCAAACAATAACCTGTCAGGTGAAATTCCAACAGGTCCTCAGCTCAGTACCTTCAATGCCACTACATATGAAGTGAACCCAGATCTTTGTGGATTTCCACTTCCAAACAAATGTTTAGGAGAAGAAATGACTCAAAACTCAATTGAGAATAGAGGTAGTGAACATGCTAGCATACAAGAGGAGGAAGATGGGTTTATAACAATGGGGTTTTATGTTAGTATGGCCCTTGgagttgttgttggtttttggggAGTTTTTGGCACAATACTACTAAACAGGTCATGGCGATTCTCCTATTTCAAGTTCTTAAACATTGTCAAAGATAAGATGTATGTGACAGGAGCTGTGAATATGGTTAAATTACAGAGGCGGCTTCAAAAATAA